The following are from one region of the Nicotiana tabacum cultivar K326 chromosome 3, ASM71507v2, whole genome shotgun sequence genome:
- the LOC142179277 gene encoding secreted RxLR effector protein 161-like: MDVNEKLQLEDGTEKVDGSYFRSLVRGLICLTHSRPDTSFSVGVISRFMHKPSKHHLGAAKRILRYIAGTINFGLWYSRCSSFNLYDFSDSDWAGSLDDRKSVSGNFFTFGSAVITWSSKKQATSALPSSEAEYVTSMSSTCQALWLRKILADLYQEQKEATKIFCDNLSAIVMTKNPIFHRRSKHIDIRHHFIRELVTKGLIELKH, from the coding sequence ATGGATGTAAATGAGAAGCTGCAACTTGAAGATGGTACTGAAAAAGTTGATGGAAGCTATTTTAGAAGCTTAGTTAGAGGCCTGATTTGTTTGACTCACTCCCGTCCTGATACATCATTCTCGGTTGGAGTTATTTCGAGGTTTATGCATAAACCTTCAAAGCATCATCTTGGAGCAGCTAAAAGAATCTTGCGCTATATTGCTGGAACTATAAATTTTGGATTATGGTACTCTCGATGTTCTAGTTTTAATTTGTATGACTTTTCGGATAGTGACTGGGCAGGATCTTTGGATGATAGGAAAAGTGTCTCTGGgaattttttcacttttggtTCTGCAGTGATTACTTGGAGCTCAAAGAAACAAGCAACATCGGCGTTGCCATCTTCAGAGGCAGAATATGTTACATCAATGTCATCAACATGTCAAGCATTATGGCTAAGGAAGATACTTGCAGATCTTTACCAAGAGCAAAAGGAAGCAACAAAAATCTTTTGTGACAATTTATCAGCAATTGTAATGACCAAAAATCCTATATTTCATCGAAGGTCGAAGCACATAGACATTCGACATCATTTTATTCGTGAACTAGTTACAAAGGGGTTGATTGAGTTGAAGCACTGA